Within the Gloeobacter kilaueensis JS1 genome, the region CACCTCAAATTGCTGCCTACCTCGGTTGTGCCCCATCTACAGTGCGCACTACCTTCCGCCGTTGGTGGGACCACGGCCTGCAGGGATTGTTCGAGGCTAAGGGTCGTGGTGCCAGACCGAAACTCGCAGCGGAAGACTTTGAGTTTCTCAGACAACAGATGCAGCAACACCCAAAAGCCTACAATGCGAGACACTTGGCTACTCTGCTTCAGCAGCGGGGGGTGCAAGTGCATCCAGACTATCTCAGGCAGGTTCTCAAAAAAAAAGATTCAGTTGGCAAAGAATAAGGCACAGCATTGTCAAACGCCAAAACCCAGAGCATAAGCAGAGCAAATCGAACGACCTGGAAACTCTAAAACTGGCTGAGCAAGAAGGTTTGGTGCATATCAAATATCTTGACGAGTCGGGTTTTAGCCTACCAAGTGTGATTGGCTATACCTGGGCAGAAGTCGGTAAGCAAAAACGGATCGAGCAGCCAAATCGTCGAGGCAAACGCATCAGTGTGCTTGGGATATATGCTCCGGG harbors:
- a CDS encoding helix-turn-helix domain-containing protein, which translates into the protein MPYHRIYLTPQEEDDLQKLSDDLTVPQRVRQRAQTVRLSMHGMTAPQIAAYLGCAPSTVRTTFRRWWDHGLQGLFEAKGRGARPKLAAEDFEFLRQQMQQHPKAYNARHLATLLQQRGVQVHPDYLRQVLKKKDSVGKE